In Drosophila bipectinata strain 14024-0381.07 unplaced genomic scaffold, DbipHiC1v2 scaffold_77, whole genome shotgun sequence, the following are encoded in one genomic region:
- the LOC122321224 gene encoding histone H2B-like — protein sequence MPPKTSGKAAKKAGKAQKNITKNDKKKKRKRKESSAIYIYKVLKQVHPDTGISSKAMSIMNSFVNDIFERIAAEASRLAHYNKRSTITSRETQTAVRLLLPGELAKHAVSEGTKAVTKYTSSK from the coding sequence ATGCCGCCGAAAACCAGTGGAAAGGCAGCCAAGAAGGCTGGCAAAGCTcagaaaaatataaccaagaacgataagaagaagaagcgcaaGAGGAAGGAAAGCTCTGCCATCTACATCTACAAGGTTCTGAAGCAGGTCCACCCAGACACTGGAATTTCGTCTAAAGCTATGAGTATAATGAACAGCTTCGTGAACGATATCTTTGAGCGTATTGCTGCTGAGGCATCGCGTCTGGCGCATTACAACAAGCGCTCGACCATCACCAGTCGGGAAACCCAAACGGCTGTTCGCCTTCTCCTGCCTGGAGAGTTGGCCAAGCACGCCGTCAGTGAAGGAACCAAGGCTGTCACCAAGTATACAAGCTCCAAGTAG
- the LOC122321216 gene encoding histone H1-like, translating to MSDSAVATSASPVAAPPAPAEKKVAAKKATGSAATKAKKTAAPPSHPPTQQMVDASIKNLKECGGSSLLAIKKYIIATYKCDAQKLAPFIKKYLKSAVANGKLIQTKGKGASGSFKLSASAKKEPKPKPSSVEKKTKSKKVSTKKTGATTKKAAGAADKKPKTKKAVATKKTAEKKKTEKAKAKDAKKSGTVKAKTVATKVKPSSAKPKAAKAPKAKPAASAKPKKTVKKAPAPTTAKKPKAKTTAAKK from the coding sequence atgtcTGATTCAGCAGTAGCTACATCCGCGTCTCCTGTGGCAGCTCCACCGGCGCCGGCTGAGAAGAAAGTAGCAGCCAAAAAGGCAACTGGATCTGCTGCCACAAAAGCGAAGAAGACCGCAGCACCACCATCGCATCCGCCAACTCAACAAATGGTAGACGCTTCAATTAAGAATTTGAAGGAGTGTGGGGGCTCCTCGCTTCTAGCAATCAAGAAGTACATCATTGCCACATACAAGTGCGATGCTCAGAAACTGGCTCCTTTCATCAAGAAGTACCTGAAGTCTGCTGTGGCCAATGGTAAGCTGATCCAGACGAAGGGAAAGGGTGCTTCTGGTTCCTTTAAATTATCGGCTTCAGCCAAAAAGGAGCCCAAGCCGAAGCCTTCTTCTGTtgagaaaaaaactaaaagcaagAAGGTATCGACCAAGAAGACCGGAGCCACCACTAAGAAGGCCGCGGGAGCTGCCGACAAGAAgccgaaaactaaaaaagccgTGGCTACCAAGAAGACAgctgaaaagaagaaaaccgaGAAGGCCAAGGCAAAGGACGCTAAGAAGTCTGGTACCGTTAAGGCTAAAACAGTAGCAACAAAAGTGAAGCCATCATCGGCGAAACCAAAGGCAGCTAAAGCCCCAAAGGCTAAACCAGCTGCATCCGCTAAGCCCAAGAAGACggtaaagaaagcaccagctcCTACTACCGCAAAGAAGCCGAAAGCTAAGACCACggcagcgaaaaaataa